A single Clostridium sp. AN503 DNA region contains:
- a CDS encoding cell wall-binding protein, with protein sequence MKKQFKFLAVLSTAAVMTAVTPDLATVIPGFAQTAFAATVGWTEEDGELRYKDGDGYFLTDTWKKKDGEWYYLNEDGFVSRSTMVDEYYVDEDGKRVINQWLSVSNEDEWDDDAPEAYWYYFGKDGKSVVSKWQTIEGKNYYFNEDGHMQTGLIELDGFTYYLGEDNDGVMKKGWVQLEHDSDELDEDMVWHYFDNNGRMVMNQVDRKINGNYYTFENGILQTGWYKLPAAADTAEAESATASDATAAAPAIASYQYYEEDGKRADGWYQIEGAPDISEEGETFTFYFKNGSPYHAATGVQVFTVDSKRYGFNTRGEMQTGLQVVTTDEGEIANYYFGSDGVMKTGKQSIYDEDLDETQTWFFYTDGGNKGRGFHGVRDNNVYRYGLRLDADRDLRYAPADLDGTLYLVNTTGAIQKASSSSKSSAKPELGSGFKDVKDANDKIWTVNVNGVIQQ encoded by the coding sequence ATGAAAAAACAATTCAAGTTCCTGGCTGTATTATCCACCGCGGCGGTGATGACCGCGGTAACCCCTGACCTTGCCACTGTAATTCCCGGTTTCGCACAGACTGCTTTTGCAGCAACTGTGGGCTGGACGGAGGAAGACGGCGAGCTGCGCTACAAAGACGGCGACGGCTACTTCCTGACCGATACCTGGAAGAAAAAAGACGGCGAGTGGTACTACTTAAACGAAGATGGATTCGTAAGCCGCTCCACCATGGTGGACGAGTACTATGTAGATGAAGACGGAAAACGTGTCATCAACCAGTGGCTCAGCGTATCCAACGAAGATGAATGGGACGACGACGCTCCCGAAGCCTACTGGTACTACTTTGGAAAGGACGGAAAATCCGTTGTATCCAAATGGCAGACCATCGAAGGCAAAAACTACTACTTTAACGAGGACGGCCATATGCAGACCGGACTGATCGAGCTGGATGGCTTCACCTATTATCTGGGCGAAGACAACGACGGCGTCATGAAGAAGGGCTGGGTACAGCTTGAACATGATTCCGACGAGCTGGACGAGGACATGGTATGGCATTATTTTGACAACAACGGCAGAATGGTGATGAACCAGGTTGACCGGAAGATAAACGGCAATTACTATACGTTCGAGAACGGTATCTTACAGACTGGCTGGTACAAGCTTCCGGCAGCCGCAGATACCGCAGAGGCTGAATCCGCTACCGCATCCGATGCAACTGCAGCAGCTCCGGCGATCGCTTCCTACCAGTACTATGAGGAGGACGGAAAACGTGCTGACGGCTGGTACCAGATCGAGGGCGCACCGGACATCAGCGAGGAAGGCGAGACCTTCACATTCTACTTTAAGAACGGAAGCCCATACCATGCAGCTACCGGCGTGCAGGTATTTACGGTAGATTCCAAACGTTATGGCTTCAACACCCGCGGCGAGATGCAGACCGGCCTGCAGGTGGTAACTACAGATGAAGGCGAGATCGCCAACTATTACTTTGGCAGCGACGGCGTCATGAAGACCGGCAAGCAGTCCATCTATGACGAGGATCTGGATGAGACCCAGACCTGGTTCTTCTACACCGACGGCGGAAACAAGGGCCGCGGCTTCCACGGCGTACGCGACAACAACGTGTACCGCTACGGCCTGCGCCTGGACGCTGACCGGGATTTACGTTATGCACCGGCCGACTTAGACGGAACCCTCTATCTGGTCAACACAACCGGAGCGATCCAGAAAGCATCTTCCTCCTCCAAGTCTTCCGCAAAGCCGGAACTGGGAAGCGGTTTTAAAGATGTCAAAGACGCAAATGATAAGATCTGGACCGTCAATGTAAACGGCGTTATCCAGCAGTAA
- a CDS encoding teichuronopeptide: MRELSVYYCPRCGYYGYFQLVRNAVCPSCAVKMKLLDMRYQDFMKLTLEERDHLLIHNILSRDCSITNRITAAERAHNNRKLIAAMNAQIQELESENRQLNDTVEWMHQTIWDLLARNKELQRQIEQTDPPANPPDSD; this comes from the coding sequence ATGAGAGAACTGTCAGTCTATTACTGCCCGCGCTGCGGGTACTATGGCTATTTTCAGCTGGTACGGAATGCAGTATGTCCGTCCTGTGCTGTAAAAATGAAACTGCTGGACATGCGGTATCAGGATTTTATGAAGCTTACCCTGGAAGAACGTGATCATCTTCTGATACATAATATCCTCTCCCGGGACTGTTCCATCACCAACCGCATCACAGCCGCCGAACGCGCCCACAACAACCGAAAGCTGATCGCTGCCATGAACGCCCAGATCCAGGAACTGGAATCTGAAAACCGGCAGTTGAACGATACTGTGGAATGGATGCATCAAACCATATGGGATCTGCTGGCCCGTAATAAAGAGCTTCAGCGCCAGATTGAGCAAACAGACCCGCCCGCCAACCCCCCTGACTCAGACTGA
- a CDS encoding helix-turn-helix transcriptional regulator: MKQQELLSKRIQYYCEKKGLTYYRLAYRSAVPLTTLLHIIDCSTKNPGTFTLIKICNGLGISMAEFFDVEEFKNIDWYSDTE, translated from the coding sequence ATGAAACAGCAGGAATTATTGTCGAAGCGTATTCAGTACTACTGTGAGAAGAAGGGGCTGACCTATTACAGGCTGGCTTACCGGTCGGCAGTACCGTTAACCACTTTGCTGCATATTATTGACTGTTCCACGAAAAATCCGGGGACATTTACCCTCATCAAAATCTGTAACGGACTTGGGATCAGCATGGCAGAATTTTTTGACGTGGAAGAGTTTAAAAACATAGACTGGTATTCTGATACGGAGTGA